A stretch of the Drosophila sulfurigaster albostrigata strain 15112-1811.04 chromosome 2L, ASM2355843v2, whole genome shotgun sequence genome encodes the following:
- the LOC133848357 gene encoding proteasome subunit alpha type-6-like gives MSDKFYKYYLPDGRIFHVEVALKAINREGITSVALKGKTCAVVASQNIATNIANIDPETATSLFALNEIVGCVVTGRFGDCKYLVQEARREASDFHSYCRHQMAIDVLCHRMADILQLKTRCLEARALACSMMLISYDDDLGASVFKTDPSANYCGYFACASGAKQLQAEDFLRKNYKLNMSEKESVSLAVNCLVNVLEFECQPQDIEVGIVTDCNRQFRKLDEEEIKKYKHYFLYFCIPY, from the exons ATGTCcgacaaattttataaatactacTTGCCCGATGGGCGCATATTTCATGTGG AGGTTGCACTGAAGGCCATCAATCGCGAAGGCATCACTTCGGTGGCTTTGAAGGGCAAAACGTGTGCCGTAGTTGCCTCACAGAATATAGCAACGAATATAGCCAACATTGACCCGGAGACTGCTACGAGTTTGTTTGCACTAAATGAAATAGTTGGTTGCGTTGTCACAGGACGTTTTG GCGACTGCAAATATTTGGTGCAAGAAGCTCGCCGTGAAGCCTCAGATTTCCACAGTTATTGCAGACATCAAATGGCTATCGATGTCCTTTGTCATCGCATGGCCGACATCCTTCAGCTCAAGACCCGATGTCTTGAAGCTCGTGCCCTCGCCTGCAGCATGATGTTGATCTCATATGATGATGATTTGGGAGCAAGTGTGTTCAAAACGGATCCAAGTGCAAACTACTGTGGCTATTTTGCCTGTGCTTCAGGTGCCAAACAATTGCAAGCTGAAGATTTTTTAcgcaaaaattacaaattaaatatgtcCGAGAAGGAAAGCGTAAGTTTGGCTGTTAATTGTTTAGTAAATGTTTTGGAATTTGAATGTCAGCCCCAAGATATTGAAGTTGGTATTGTGACTGACTGCAATCGACAATTTCGCAAACTCGATGAGGAGgagattaaaaaatataaacactattttttatatttttgtattccttATTAA